From a single Prosthecobacter sp. genomic region:
- a CDS encoding PVC-type heme-binding CxxCH protein: protein MRRLLFLLSVPALAADLPPDKGNTIPESGKRPVVLTGKSSLALPKHDLPEGYTLSVAAAAPLVTHPIMGCLDDKGRLFVGDGVGVNWNKKQLEESPPNRVLMLEDTDHDGTFDKSTVFADKMTFPQGACWLNGSLYVGSPPGIWKLTDTDNDGVADQREMIVGGFDYTGNAADIHGPFLHPNGRLYWCHGRKGHDVKQKDGTPVDASLACGIWSCQPDGSDVAWHSLGCGDNPVEVDFTPEGDIIGVQNLYYSQPRGDTIVHWLYGGVYERPDQLKAIAHLPRTLETMPVMYNFGHVAVSGCCFWRGYPTANSEQRTENFLVTHFNTQRLVRMELTPSGSTYKAVENEFLKLHNPDIHLTDVMEDPRDGSLLLIDTGGWFRIGCPSSLMAKSDLLGAVYRIKPKQHRIKSPELHEIAASLGKPLDQSVAATISSDAPFDVRRACDAIAFRGRILDDEKKALRRLLASGKLDSPAEHSAVHAAITVRLGLNPKEVSSASGLRCYLRVASQIAEKERSEGHRQLLNAALQLIDDPATNALNMLLNQANADDTVGAQIAKWSSKASISDAELHALTVAGVKLIGQTNANIAVARLLAHKSTTARTAGLNILASQTTGTTNDAWLPTLDKLLADAPTPLVLDAIKKLKSPHFDAALQAIANDAKRPLAIRLKALDSAKSVKLTGETFDMVKNVLADAGSSSAAKIQAAGMLATAPIAKEQMAAIAPLLASVGPVELKTLLPLLKRHKDAEIAKTLAREIAKNPAIASQQESLYRTALADLPPEIFETIILPAYTAAAAATEAKKRQLGPLADKVLASGNAVNGRKHFDTGKGTCIACHKIGDVGRPIGPDLSHIGAIRTERDLLESILFPSNTLSRDYEAHVIETSDGQSTMGVIKSHTAEGLLVVDVAGQEKTIAHQAITGDTTLTTSLMPLGLDQTLPEPELLDLVAWLRSLK from the coding sequence ATGCGCCGCCTCCTTTTCCTTCTCAGCGTTCCTGCCCTCGCCGCCGACCTCCCGCCCGACAAAGGCAACACCATTCCCGAAAGCGGCAAACGTCCCGTCGTCTTGACCGGCAAATCATCGCTCGCGTTGCCGAAGCACGACCTGCCTGAAGGCTACACACTCAGCGTCGCCGCCGCCGCGCCGCTCGTCACCCATCCCATCATGGGCTGTCTGGATGACAAGGGCCGTCTCTTCGTCGGCGACGGCGTCGGCGTGAATTGGAACAAGAAACAGCTCGAGGAGAGTCCGCCCAACCGCGTTCTCATGCTCGAAGACACCGATCACGACGGCACCTTCGACAAAAGCACCGTCTTCGCCGACAAGATGACCTTCCCGCAGGGCGCGTGCTGGTTGAACGGCAGCCTCTACGTCGGCTCTCCTCCCGGCATCTGGAAACTCACCGACACCGACAACGACGGCGTCGCCGACCAGCGCGAGATGATCGTCGGCGGCTTCGACTACACCGGCAACGCCGCCGACATCCACGGCCCCTTTTTGCATCCGAACGGCCGTCTCTACTGGTGCCACGGTCGTAAAGGCCACGACGTGAAGCAGAAGGATGGCACGCCCGTCGATGCCTCGCTCGCCTGCGGCATCTGGAGCTGCCAACCCGATGGCAGCGACGTTGCCTGGCACTCGCTTGGTTGCGGTGACAACCCCGTCGAAGTCGATTTCACTCCCGAAGGCGACATCATCGGAGTCCAGAATCTCTATTACTCGCAACCACGCGGCGACACCATTGTCCACTGGCTCTACGGCGGCGTCTATGAGCGCCCCGACCAGCTCAAAGCCATCGCCCATCTGCCACGCACGCTGGAGACGATGCCCGTCATGTACAACTTCGGCCACGTCGCCGTGAGCGGCTGCTGCTTCTGGCGCGGCTATCCAACAGCGAACAGCGAACAGCGAACCGAGAACTTTCTTGTCACCCACTTCAACACCCAGCGCCTCGTCCGCATGGAGCTCACCCCCAGCGGCAGTACCTACAAGGCCGTCGAGAACGAATTTCTCAAACTCCACAACCCCGACATCCACCTCACCGACGTGATGGAAGACCCGCGCGACGGCTCCCTCCTCCTCATCGACACCGGCGGCTGGTTCCGCATCGGCTGCCCCAGCAGCCTGATGGCGAAGTCGGATCTGCTTGGTGCCGTGTATCGCATTAAGCCGAAGCAACATAGGATCAAGTCACCCGAACTCCATGAAATCGCAGCGTCACTCGGTAAACCCTTAGATCAATCTGTGGCAGCCACGATATCGTCCGATGCCCCATTCGATGTGAGAAGAGCTTGCGATGCCATTGCCTTCCGAGGCCGCATCCTCGACGACGAGAAAAAGGCTCTGAGAAGACTCCTTGCCAGCGGCAAACTCGATTCTCCCGCTGAACATTCAGCCGTTCATGCCGCCATCACGGTCCGACTGGGTCTCAATCCGAAGGAGGTAAGCAGTGCCTCAGGACTGCGTTGCTACCTTCGCGTGGCCAGCCAGATCGCCGAAAAGGAGAGATCGGAAGGCCATCGGCAGCTTTTAAATGCGGCGCTTCAGCTCATCGACGATCCCGCCACGAACGCACTGAACATGCTCCTCAACCAAGCCAATGCAGACGACACCGTCGGCGCACAAATCGCAAAATGGTCGTCAAAGGCTTCGATCTCAGATGCTGAGCTGCATGCCTTGACTGTGGCAGGCGTAAAACTGATCGGTCAGACAAATGCCAATATCGCGGTGGCGCGACTCCTGGCTCATAAAAGCACCACTGCGCGAACAGCAGGCCTCAACATCCTCGCCTCCCAAACCACCGGCACCACCAACGACGCCTGGCTCCCCACGCTCGACAAACTCTTGGCCGACGCCCCCACGCCGCTCGTTCTCGATGCAATCAAGAAACTCAAGTCCCCGCACTTCGATGCCGCGCTCCAGGCCATCGCGAACGACGCCAAACGCCCGCTCGCCATTCGCCTGAAGGCCCTCGACTCCGCTAAATCGGTGAAACTCACTGGCGAAACCTTCGACATGGTCAAAAACGTCCTCGCCGATGCTGGATCATCCTCTGCGGCGAAAATTCAGGCGGCGGGCATGCTCGCCACTGCGCCCATCGCGAAGGAGCAGATGGCGGCCATCGCGCCGCTTTTGGCCTCGGTGGGACCGGTGGAGCTGAAAACGCTGCTGCCGCTGCTCAAACGCCACAAAGACGCCGAGATCGCCAAGACACTCGCTCGTGAAATCGCCAAGAATCCGGCGATTGCCAGCCAGCAGGAGAGTTTGTACCGCACCGCGCTCGCCGATTTGCCTCCGGAGATTTTCGAAACGATCATCCTGCCCGCCTACACTGCCGCCGCCGCCGCCACCGAAGCCAAAAAACGCCAGCTTGGTCCGCTGGCCGACAAAGTCCTCGCCAGCGGCAACGCTGTGAATGGCAGGAAGCATTTCGACACCGGCAAAGGCACCTGCATCGCCTGCCACAAGATCGGCGATGTCGGCCGCCCCATCGGTCCCGATCTCTCCCACATCGGCGCGATCCGCACCGAGCGCGATCTGCTCGAAAGCATCCTCTTTCCCAGCAATACGCTTTCTCGCGATTACGAAGCACACGTCATCGAAACCAGTGACGGCCAGAGCACCATGGGCGTCATTAAATCTCACACTGCCGAAGGCCTGCTCGTCGTGGACGTCGCCGGCCAGGAGAAAACCATCGCCCATCAAGCCATCACAGGAGACACAACACTCACGACCAGCCTCATGCCGCTGGGCCTTGATCAAACCTTGCCCGAGCCGGAACTGCTCGATCTCGTGGCGTGGCTGCGGAGTTTGAAGTAG
- a CDS encoding polyphosphate kinase 2 family protein, with product MKLKLDLEDFRVPDGRPFRIKKARTKVKDVYRDDAHYESLIAEFRMEIDDLQQKMYAQNRQGLLLVFQAMDAAGKDSTIKHVMSGVNTQGVEVHAFKRPTDDELDHDFLWRTTRVLPPRGRIGIFNRSYYEEVLVCRIHPEIVTKIQRLPGATTKSLKKLFADRLKDIGNLESYCHRNGIRIVKFFLHVSKEEQKKRFLARIDTPSKNWKFEEGDVKERSHWKDYMVAYEDAIRTTATDECPWYVVPADDKKNMRLIVSAAILAEMQTMKLKYPELPEEQKKHLQAAKRLLLSE from the coding sequence ATGAAACTCAAGCTCGATCTCGAAGACTTCCGCGTGCCCGATGGCAGACCGTTTCGCATCAAGAAGGCGCGGACCAAGGTGAAGGATGTGTACCGTGATGACGCGCACTACGAATCACTCATCGCCGAGTTCCGCATGGAGATCGACGACTTGCAGCAGAAGATGTATGCGCAGAACCGGCAGGGCTTGCTGCTGGTGTTTCAGGCCATGGACGCCGCCGGGAAGGACAGCACGATCAAGCATGTGATGAGCGGGGTGAACACACAGGGCGTGGAGGTGCATGCCTTCAAACGGCCCACGGATGACGAGCTCGATCATGACTTCCTCTGGCGCACCACCCGCGTGCTGCCGCCACGCGGGCGCATCGGCATCTTCAACCGCAGCTACTACGAGGAGGTGCTCGTCTGCCGCATTCATCCCGAGATTGTGACCAAGATTCAACGCCTGCCAGGCGCGACGACCAAGAGCTTGAAGAAACTTTTCGCCGACCGGCTCAAAGACATCGGCAATCTGGAAAGCTACTGTCACCGCAATGGCATCCGCATCGTGAAGTTTTTTCTGCATGTGTCGAAGGAGGAGCAGAAGAAGCGTTTTCTGGCCCGCATCGACACGCCCAGCAAGAACTGGAAGTTCGAGGAGGGCGACGTGAAGGAACGTTCCCACTGGAAGGACTACATGGTGGCCTACGAGGACGCCATCCGCACCACCGCCACCGACGAATGCCCCTGGTATGTCGTGCCCGCCGACGACAAGAAAAACATGCGCCTCATCGTCAGCGCGGCGATTCTGGCCGAGATGCAGACGATGAAACTGAAGTATCCCGAGCTGCCGGAGGAGCAGAAGAAGCATCTCCAGGCGGCGAAACGGCTGCTGCTGTCAGAGTGA
- a CDS encoding PVC-type heme-binding CxxCH protein, with translation MSIAFAQQAKKKGISVGEPPADHSPEAELKSFKVLDGFEVNLFASEADGIPNPIAIRWDERGRLWVLQTSDYPQAKPGTVSDDKIIILEDTNHDGRADKSTVFTGGLSQPMGMELAPRDAGVKSPNGHSVYVGEGEKLWLMHDDDGDDRVDRREVVFSGFGTGDTHQCLNSFIWAPDGALVMHQGLHCYSRVTTVHGTKTLYGAGFWHYYPKSGRLNPYPTGMPANAWGTAFTKWGQPIMVAGAAGMFWARPMEVSTSLEEDSHVSNRHGIPHFLLERFQLPYSGQIIKTDGLRKFCGVDIVGNTHWPESMQEEVISGGFFENAVYRHKLIPHSEFPSGMEAVEQPALITSDNVAFRPIDVRFGPEGALYIADWYDPIIGHYQASFRHPNRDAKHGRIWRVVAKGRASSQFSVLGSQLSNAELLKTLERGDRWHQYQAQRELAGRSGTEVVKERAVVSESDLFGEQGTLGYDHTRVAWQMHMIHEQPNEQLRIGLHSDDPWRRVLAARCLGQWYPVDDGDYNLRRLVLDDVAIVRLEAVVAAAKIDSPTAIKTALEVLDKPMDSFIERALWLAVHATAPQWKRPPFEILNSLPPKHLAFLVEKEGSAELLGVVRTMLAQKGETMPPETRRGLVVALVRKGEPNDMLMALKLGVKDQAVLEDLAAAAAQRDLKTPEGAEAVLLGILKDGNEAQKVAACALAGAWRLRSADALIRELLKAGEGTRAPALMALSRLGEPVETFEGFVKDAKQSWPVRTAALTVLAEKKPVVAGQLAAETISSITDAEAMRAWLASLLSREASLAALAKALDTKPCSSEAAKLAMTVLTAAGRGDAVLTTAFGKILGVKNVVPAYDATWVIALAAEVKANGDAVKGKAVFHAPLSGCVACHKIGGQGGIVGPELDAVGRGVPVELLIEAVVWPNRQIKEGYVATTLTLKDGRKLQGYKVSEAGGELQLRELASGQTSRFTAAQIAEKQEAGSLMPEGLIMNMTREELRDLVAYLGALGR, from the coding sequence ATGAGCATCGCGTTCGCCCAGCAAGCGAAGAAGAAAGGCATCTCCGTCGGCGAACCACCGGCGGATCATTCGCCGGAGGCGGAGCTAAAATCGTTCAAGGTGCTCGATGGCTTCGAGGTGAACCTGTTTGCGAGCGAGGCGGACGGAATTCCGAATCCGATCGCGATCCGTTGGGATGAACGCGGGCGCTTGTGGGTGTTGCAGACGAGTGACTATCCGCAGGCGAAGCCGGGGACAGTGTCGGATGACAAGATCATCATTCTGGAGGATACGAATCACGATGGTCGCGCCGACAAGAGCACAGTCTTCACCGGTGGACTGAGTCAGCCGATGGGCATGGAGCTCGCGCCGCGTGATGCGGGGGTGAAATCGCCCAACGGGCACTCGGTGTATGTGGGCGAGGGCGAGAAGCTGTGGCTGATGCACGATGACGATGGCGATGATCGCGTGGACCGGCGTGAGGTGGTGTTCAGCGGCTTCGGCACGGGGGATACACATCAGTGCCTGAACAGCTTCATCTGGGCGCCGGATGGGGCGCTGGTGATGCATCAGGGGCTGCACTGCTACTCGCGCGTGACAACGGTGCATGGCACGAAGACGCTCTACGGCGCGGGCTTCTGGCACTACTACCCGAAGAGCGGTCGGCTGAATCCGTATCCAACCGGCATGCCGGCGAATGCCTGGGGCACGGCCTTCACGAAATGGGGCCAGCCAATCATGGTGGCGGGCGCGGCAGGCATGTTTTGGGCGCGGCCGATGGAGGTGAGCACGTCGCTGGAGGAAGACTCGCATGTTTCCAATCGCCACGGCATCCCCCATTTCCTGCTGGAGCGCTTTCAACTGCCCTACAGCGGCCAGATCATCAAGACGGACGGCCTGCGGAAGTTCTGCGGCGTAGACATCGTGGGGAACACGCACTGGCCGGAGTCGATGCAGGAGGAAGTCATCAGCGGCGGGTTCTTTGAGAACGCGGTGTATCGCCACAAGCTCATACCGCACAGCGAATTCCCCAGCGGCATGGAGGCGGTGGAGCAGCCCGCGCTCATCACCAGCGACAACGTGGCCTTCCGGCCGATTGACGTGCGCTTCGGCCCGGAAGGCGCGCTCTACATCGCCGACTGGTATGATCCGATCATCGGCCACTATCAGGCGAGTTTCCGGCATCCGAACCGGGATGCGAAGCATGGACGGATTTGGCGCGTGGTGGCGAAGGGGAGAGCCAGTTCTCAGTTCTCAGTTCTCGGTTCGCAGTTGAGCAATGCGGAACTGCTGAAGACGTTGGAACGGGGTGATCGCTGGCATCAGTATCAAGCGCAGCGGGAGTTGGCGGGGCGGTCGGGTACTGAGGTTGTGAAGGAGCGGGCGGTTGTATCGGAATCCGACCTGTTTGGGGAGCAAGGCACACTTGGATACGACCACACCCGGGTTGCATGGCAGATGCACATGATTCATGAACAGCCCAATGAGCAATTGCGAATAGGTTTGCATTCCGACGATCCCTGGCGGCGCGTGCTGGCGGCCCGTTGTCTGGGACAATGGTATCCTGTCGATGATGGCGACTACAATCTCAGGAGGCTTGTTTTGGATGATGTAGCCATTGTTCGTCTCGAAGCCGTTGTTGCCGCTGCGAAAATCGATTCACCCACAGCCATTAAAACAGCTTTGGAAGTTCTGGACAAGCCGATGGACAGTTTCATTGAGCGGGCGTTGTGGCTGGCGGTGCATGCGACGGCACCGCAGTGGAAGAGGCCGCCGTTCGAGATTTTGAACTCGCTGCCGCCGAAGCATCTGGCGTTTTTGGTGGAGAAGGAGGGCAGCGCGGAGTTGCTGGGCGTGGTGCGCACGATGCTGGCGCAGAAGGGCGAGACGATGCCGCCCGAGACGCGGCGTGGGCTGGTGGTGGCGCTGGTGCGCAAGGGTGAGCCGAATGACATGCTGATGGCGCTGAAGCTGGGCGTGAAAGATCAGGCGGTGCTGGAGGATTTGGCGGCTGCGGCTGCGCAACGTGACCTCAAGACGCCGGAAGGGGCGGAAGCGGTGCTGCTGGGGATTTTGAAGGACGGGAACGAGGCGCAAAAGGTGGCGGCGTGCGCGCTGGCGGGCGCTTGGCGGCTTAGGAGCGCGGATGCCCTCATCCGCGAGCTTTTGAAGGCGGGTGAGGGCACCCGCGCTCCGGCTTTGATGGCGCTCTCACGATTGGGTGAGCCGGTGGAGACGTTTGAAGGCTTCGTAAAGGACGCAAAGCAATCGTGGCCGGTGCGCACAGCGGCTTTGACGGTGCTGGCGGAGAAAAAGCCGGTGGTAGCAGGTCAATTGGCGGCAGAGACGATTTCGAGCATCACAGACGCGGAAGCGATGCGGGCGTGGCTGGCATCGTTGTTGTCGCGTGAGGCCTCCCTTGCGGCCTTGGCGAAGGCCTTGGATACCAAGCCGTGCTCCTCTGAAGCGGCGAAGCTGGCGATGACCGTGCTGACAGCGGCAGGCCGTGGCGATGCGGTGCTGACGACGGCGTTCGGGAAGATTTTGGGCGTGAAGAATGTGGTGCCGGCTTATGACGCGACCTGGGTGATCGCTTTGGCGGCGGAAGTGAAGGCCAATGGTGATGCGGTGAAGGGAAAGGCCGTTTTCCATGCGCCGCTGTCGGGCTGCGTCGCGTGTCACAAGATCGGCGGCCAGGGCGGCATCGTGGGGCCGGAACTGGACGCGGTAGGACGTGGCGTGCCGGTGGAACTCTTGATCGAGGCCGTGGTGTGGCCGAATCGACAAATCAAGGAGGGCTATGTGGCGACAACGTTGACGCTGAAGGACGGTCGCAAGCTGCAAGGCTACAAGGTGAGCGAGGCGGGCGGGGAACTGCAGTTGCGGGAGCTGGCGAGCGGCCAGACGAGCCGGTTCACGGCGGCGCAAATCGCGGAGAAGCAGGAGGCGGGATCGCTGATGCCGGAGGGGCTGATCATGAACATGACGCGGGAGGAGTTGCGGGATTTGGTGGCGTATTTGGGTGCGTTGGGAAGATGA
- a CDS encoding heavy metal translocating P-type ATPase metal-binding domain-containing protein, whose amino-acid sequence MNAPHTQVNCTHCGSPVPAGRDDGFCCAGCSYVHDLLHQEGLDHFYDLKGNAALPPVAPQALRERDYEWLELLQAEADVTGEEEAVELRLAVQGLSCVGCVWLIERLFARHAGALRVNVDVVHGEVRLTWQRGQFDAVAVARDLQSFGYLLGPPRQGGEKKESSGLERRMGVCGAFAMNAMAFSLPAYFGMPRDFAFAHWFDLIAAFSATLAMAVGGSYFIERSWRSLRAGVLHIDTPIALGVSAAYVGSMGGWIAGVEGLKYFDFVAIFIFLMLTGRWAQQAAVDRNRRRLMRDTSIPDAVSVINETGMEEMQPVAALKTGVQFVVKPGQTVPVAAKLVSESASVSLEWINGESEAQSREEGQLLPSGALNIGTQALTVEAVETWEDSTLRRLLDARREAEFRDVRLEKLLRVYLAVVVIVGIAGAIWWWSHGSGIVQALQVMISIFVVSCPCALGVAVPLAEEMAASRAEKLGVFVRTLGLWKRLMRMKRVVFDKTGTLTLENPVLENPEVLRALDAESRTALRHLVTGNLHPVSRSLYDAVAFEGDSHALDDCTVKETVGHGLAFHDTSGREWRLGRPEAAIAGDAVLTRDSLVLAAFRFRDELRAESLQEVRHLRERQIEVCVLSGDRAPKVADIARKLELPESCWRAALTPEAKAEWLRERNRDDTLYVGDGANDSLAFDEALCAGSPVTGRSFLEQKADFFFLGHSLRFVSGLMHVAKLHRRATRRVFAFSVTYNLVTAVAGLMGHLSPLAAAILMPLSSLCTLSLVAFTFRGASRKVAKTDHTLASVATMPVHA is encoded by the coding sequence ATGAACGCGCCTCACACTCAAGTTAACTGCACCCATTGTGGCTCGCCGGTTCCGGCGGGCCGTGACGATGGGTTTTGCTGCGCTGGATGCAGCTATGTCCACGATCTTTTGCATCAGGAGGGCTTGGATCACTTCTATGACCTCAAAGGCAACGCCGCGCTGCCGCCCGTGGCACCGCAGGCATTGCGGGAGCGGGATTATGAATGGTTGGAGCTGTTGCAGGCTGAGGCGGATGTGACTGGCGAAGAGGAGGCGGTGGAACTGCGGCTGGCGGTGCAGGGGCTGTCGTGCGTGGGCTGCGTGTGGCTGATCGAGCGGCTGTTTGCGCGGCATGCGGGCGCGTTGCGGGTGAATGTGGACGTGGTGCATGGCGAGGTGCGGCTGACGTGGCAGCGCGGGCAGTTTGATGCCGTGGCGGTGGCGCGTGATCTGCAAAGTTTTGGCTATCTACTCGGTCCGCCGCGTCAGGGTGGCGAGAAAAAGGAATCCTCCGGCCTGGAGCGGCGCATGGGCGTGTGCGGTGCCTTTGCGATGAATGCGATGGCGTTTTCGCTGCCGGCGTATTTCGGCATGCCGCGTGATTTTGCCTTCGCGCATTGGTTTGATCTGATCGCGGCATTCTCCGCGACGCTGGCGATGGCGGTGGGCGGCAGTTACTTCATCGAGCGCTCGTGGCGCAGTTTGCGTGCAGGCGTGCTGCACATCGACACGCCAATCGCGCTGGGCGTGTCGGCGGCGTATGTGGGATCGATGGGCGGCTGGATCGCTGGAGTGGAGGGACTGAAGTATTTTGATTTCGTGGCGATCTTCATCTTCCTGATGCTGACGGGCCGCTGGGCGCAGCAGGCGGCGGTGGATCGCAATCGCAGGCGCTTGATGCGTGACACGTCGATCCCGGACGCGGTGAGCGTGATCAACGAAACCGGCATGGAAGAGATGCAGCCCGTGGCGGCCTTGAAGACAGGCGTGCAGTTTGTGGTGAAGCCGGGACAAACCGTGCCGGTGGCGGCCAAGCTGGTCAGTGAGAGCGCTTCGGTGAGCCTGGAATGGATCAATGGCGAAAGCGAGGCGCAGTCGCGTGAAGAGGGGCAGTTGCTGCCTTCGGGCGCGTTGAACATCGGCACGCAGGCTCTCACCGTCGAGGCAGTGGAAACGTGGGAGGATTCGACCTTGCGCCGTCTGCTGGATGCGCGACGTGAGGCGGAGTTTCGCGATGTGCGGCTGGAGAAACTGCTGCGGGTGTATCTGGCCGTTGTGGTGATCGTCGGCATCGCGGGAGCGATTTGGTGGTGGAGCCATGGCTCTGGCATTGTGCAGGCCTTGCAGGTGATGATTTCGATCTTCGTGGTGTCGTGTCCGTGCGCGCTGGGTGTGGCGGTGCCGCTGGCGGAAGAGATGGCGGCGTCACGCGCGGAGAAACTGGGCGTGTTTGTGCGCACGCTGGGCCTGTGGAAGCGGCTGATGCGCATGAAGCGCGTGGTGTTTGATAAAACGGGCACGCTAACGCTGGAGAATCCCGTTTTGGAGAATCCCGAGGTGCTGCGAGCGCTGGATGCGGAATCCCGCACGGCGTTGCGTCATCTGGTGACGGGGAATCTGCATCCGGTGAGCCGCAGCTTGTATGACGCGGTGGCGTTTGAGGGCGATTCGCATGCGCTGGATGACTGCACGGTGAAGGAAACCGTGGGGCATGGGTTGGCCTTCCATGATACGAGCGGTCGCGAATGGCGCTTGGGCAGGCCGGAGGCGGCCATCGCTGGTGATGCGGTGCTGACGCGGGATAGTCTGGTGCTGGCGGCGTTTCGTTTCCGCGATGAACTGCGCGCTGAATCGTTGCAGGAAGTGAGGCATCTACGGGAGCGTCAAATCGAGGTCTGCGTGCTCAGCGGAGATCGTGCGCCGAAGGTGGCGGACATCGCACGAAAGCTGGAACTGCCTGAATCTTGCTGGCGGGCTGCATTGACGCCGGAAGCGAAGGCCGAGTGGCTGAGGGAACGAAATCGCGATGACACGCTGTATGTCGGCGATGGCGCGAATGACAGCCTGGCCTTTGACGAGGCGCTGTGCGCGGGCAGCCCGGTTACGGGGCGCAGTTTCCTGGAGCAGAAGGCGGATTTCTTCTTCCTGGGCCACAGTCTGCGTTTTGTGAGCGGCCTCATGCATGTGGCGAAGCTGCACCGCAGAGCAACGCGGCGTGTGTTCGCATTTTCGGTGACTTACAACCTCGTCACAGCAGTGGCAGGGCTGATGGGGCACCTGAGTCCGCTTGCGGCGGCGATTTTGATGCCGCTGAGCTCGCTCTGCACGCTGTCGCTGGTGGCGTTTACTTTTCGTGGGGCGTCACGTAAGGTGGCGAAGACAGACCACACTCTGGCGAGTGTGGCTACGATGCCGGTGCATGCTTGA
- the rpsU gene encoding 30S ribosomal protein S21 — MTEIQIRKGEPVDRALKRLKTRLEMEGILEEVRRLRAHETPKERTKRKARASAKRGKIRYRFTLPKAPGSPETTSAA; from the coding sequence ATGACCGAAATTCAGATCCGCAAAGGCGAACCCGTTGACCGCGCTCTCAAGCGTCTCAAGACCCGCCTCGAAATGGAAGGCATCCTTGAAGAAGTCCGCCGCCTGCGTGCCCACGAAACGCCGAAAGAGCGCACCAAGCGCAAAGCCCGTGCCTCCGCCAAGCGTGGTAAGATTCGCTATCGTTTCACCCTCCCCAAGGCCCCCGGCTCTCCTGAGACAACGTCTGCCGCTTAA
- a CDS encoding adenylosuccinate synthase translates to MSNTIIVGAQWGDEGKGKIVDYLTEGTDVVVRAAGGNNAGHTVISGGQKYILHLIPSGILWKDKVCVIGNGVVMDPIGLLEEMAKLRGQGVTITPENLLISETAHLVMPYHRGLDKARELQRGDKKIGTTGRGIGPAYADKVERDGIRTILMTQPEILEEELRERLARHNATFEALGVEIVPVEETVKMILEAAKTLAPHITNTTVYLHEAIKAGKNLLFEGAQGTYLDIDHGTYPFVTSSNTTSGGACTGSGVPPRMIDKVVAVGKAYTTRVGSGPFVTENEAIGDMLHNMGREFGATTGRARRCGWLDAVLVRYAVMINGADELAITNLDGLDGLETIQICTAYTLRGKTIHYPPSTAADLAACVPIYETHQGWKQDLSGIKKFADLPQLAKDYLKRLEELTGARVSLLGVGPDREQTLVA, encoded by the coding sequence ATGTCTAACACGATCATTGTCGGCGCCCAGTGGGGCGATGAAGGAAAAGGAAAAATCGTCGATTACCTCACCGAGGGCACCGACGTCGTCGTACGTGCCGCAGGCGGCAACAACGCCGGCCACACCGTCATCAGTGGCGGCCAGAAATACATCCTGCACCTCATTCCCTCCGGTATCCTCTGGAAGGACAAAGTCTGCGTCATCGGCAACGGTGTCGTCATGGACCCCATCGGCCTGCTCGAAGAAATGGCCAAACTGCGCGGTCAGGGCGTCACCATCACGCCGGAAAACCTTCTCATCAGCGAAACCGCCCACCTCGTCATGCCCTACCACCGCGGACTCGACAAGGCCCGCGAGCTTCAGCGCGGCGACAAGAAGATCGGTACCACCGGTCGCGGTATCGGCCCCGCTTATGCTGACAAGGTCGAGCGCGACGGCATCCGTACCATTTTGATGACCCAGCCCGAGATCCTCGAAGAAGAACTCCGCGAACGCCTTGCCCGCCACAACGCCACTTTCGAAGCGCTTGGCGTAGAAATCGTCCCCGTCGAAGAAACCGTCAAAATGATCCTCGAAGCAGCCAAGACGCTCGCCCCGCACATCACCAACACCACGGTGTATCTGCATGAGGCCATCAAAGCCGGCAAAAACCTCCTCTTTGAAGGCGCTCAGGGCACCTACCTCGACATCGACCACGGCACCTACCCCTTCGTCACCTCGTCGAACACCACCTCAGGCGGAGCCTGCACCGGTTCCGGCGTCCCGCCGCGCATGATCGACAAAGTCGTCGCCGTCGGCAAAGCCTACACCACCCGCGTCGGCAGCGGTCCCTTCGTCACTGAAAACGAGGCCATCGGCGACATGCTCCACAACATGGGCCGCGAATTCGGTGCCACCACCGGCCGCGCCCGCCGCTGCGGCTGGCTCGATGCCGTCCTCGTCCGCTATGCCGTCATGATCAACGGCGCTGACGAACTCGCCATCACCAACCTCGACGGCCTCGACGGCCTCGAAACCATCCAAATCTGCACCGCCTACACCCTGCGTGGCAAAACCATTCATTACCCGCCGAGCACCGCTGCCGATCTCGCCGCTTGCGTCCCGATCTATGAAACCCACCAGGGCTGGAAGCAGGACCTCAGCGGCATCAAAAAGTTCGCCGATCTGCCCCAGTTGGCCAAAGACTACCTCAAGCGCCTCGAAGAACTCACCGGAGCCCGCGTCAGCCTCCTCGGCGTCGGCCCCGACCGTGAACAGACCCTTGTGGCATAG